Proteins encoded by one window of Ursus arctos isolate Adak ecotype North America unplaced genomic scaffold, UrsArc2.0 scaffold_22, whole genome shotgun sequence:
- the LOC113259753 gene encoding olfactory receptor 143-like encodes MATKNDTSVMEFILVGLTDKSQLQLPLFFLFLLNYVVTVVGNLSLINLICLNSHLHTPMYFFIFNLSFIDLCHSLVITPKMLMNFVSEKNIISFAECMTQLFFFCFFVHSECYVLTAMAYDRYVAICKPLLYTVTMSPQVCSLLMFGSYVMGFAGAMVHTGDMVRLSFCASNIISHYMCDIFPLLQLSCSSTYASELVTSVIVGTVVIISSFIIFISYALILSSVLHVSSAQGWSKAFSTCGSHIVTVGLFYGSGLFTHLKTSSDGSMGQGKFFSVFYTNIVPMLNPLIYSLRNKDVKYALKKTLKRIAN; translated from the coding sequence ATGGCTACGAAAAATGACACTTCAGTGATGGAGTTCATCCTGGTAGGACTTACAGATAAGTCTCAGCTCCAGttaccccttttctttctcttcttactgAACTATGTGGTCACTGTGGTAGGGAATTTGAGCTTAATTAATCTAATTTGCCTAAATTCTCATTTGCAcactcccatgtactttttcatCTTCAACTTATCCTTCATAGATCTCTGCCACTCTTTGGTCATTACGCCTAAAATGCTGATGAACTTCGTGTCAGAGAAGAATATCATCTCCTTTGCAGAATGCATGACTCagctgttttttttctgtttctttgtccaTTCTGAGTGCTATGTGTTGACAGCCATGGCCtatgatcgctatgtggccatctgtaaacCCCTGCTGTACACGGTCACCATGTCCCCTCAGGTCTGTTCTCTGCTGATGTTTGGTTCTTATGTGATGGGGTTTGCTGGTGCTATGGTCCACACAGGGGACATGGTCAGATTGTCCTTTTGTGCTTCCAACATCATCAGCCATTACATGTGTGACatcttccccctcctccagctctcctGCAGCAGCACCTATGCCAGTGAGCTTGTGACTTCTGTTATTGTGGGCACAGTTGTCATAATatccagcttcattattttcatttcttatgcTTTGATCCTGTCCAGTGTCCTCCATGTCTCATCAGCTCAGGGTTGGTCCAAAGCCTTCAGCACCTGTGGCTCCCACATAGTAACTGTTGGTCTGTTCTATGGATCTGGGTTGTTCACACATCTCAAGACCTCATCTGATGGTTCTATGGGCCAGGGGAAGTTCTTCTCAGTCTTTTACACCAATATAGTACCCATGTTGAACCCTCTCATCTATAGTCTAAGGAACAAGGATGTCAAGTATGCTctgaaaaaaaccctgaagagaATTGCAAATTAA